The Anolis sagrei isolate rAnoSag1 chromosome 6, rAnoSag1.mat, whole genome shotgun sequence genome includes the window CGACCTCCAAATATGGAACCATAACAACACTATGAGTAAGGGAGAAGTTTGGGTtcaaggccttcttctgtctcataCAGAACAATTCCAATTCCTTAAGTGTCTCTCGcaaagcctattattattattattattattattattattattatcatcatctttatttgtatcccgctaacatctcccaagggactcgatgcggcttacaaaggccaaggcctcaacaaacaatagcataacaaatacaatacaaagcaaatcaaaacattaaagcaatatcaGTAAGacaacataacacaataaaaataaaacagggccgggccaaagtaatgggtacagattaaaaagtgctgggtgtgacaggtgatcTATCGGATCTcggaagtgcaatgtgcagagaatcttaaaattcTAATAAGGAGCTTCTgggactctaataaagtgcttgctggagtctccTATTCTGGAGTTTCCTAAGCCTTTTCACAGCACTGAAGACATCTGTACTATTTTCTCTCCAGGTAACAGCTCAATGAGGTTTTCTCTGATATCACTTTGGGAAGgcaattggtggggggggggggggggagagataataTATCAATCTTTGTAGAGTGAGCAGATTCCCAGTCTCAAGATTTGCCTGgatctacaaatcccaaatgaatgACAAGTACTTTATCCCCACTGCCTTTCCTAAGAGGAGAATGAAAAAGGGGCAATAGCTGGCAAAGAAAAGCTTCCCGAAGGGCAGATGTCTGGATGTTTCAGCCTGTGATGCAAATACTGAACCAAAGATGGCACTCAACATTTGGGATCTTAGTCCAATTCCTGCAACACACTCCTCATACGGATGTCTGCCCAATTTACACTGGAATTTACTTATGCGGTGTTTTattacaaattaattttaaatctAAGTTGTCTATTTTGGACACCCAACAAGCAAAACTGCATTTAAGGCTGCGTGCATAAAGCATAAGCATAATTTCTCTGGCAAGTTATAAACCTCAAGCTGTAAACAAAGCCCTGTGTGTTCTTTTACAACTGAGAAATATCATGAAAGTGTTCTTGTATTTTGCTCCCGGACACTGGCAGATATCAACTTTTATACACAGTGTTATTATTTAAATCACAGGAAGGGCAAGCAAAAAGGTGGGACCCTTTGAAGCCACCCCCATAAATGGCCAAAGCTGAGACAGGTGGTTGTAGTCTTTTGGCTGCACGATGCAGAATGATGTAACTCTTACCTGTTTGTTAGCAAACACTAAAAGGACAGCGTCTCTGAGCTCATCCTCCGCCAACATCCTCATAAGTTCTTCTCGGGCTTCATTGACTCTCTCTCTGTCATTACTATCAACCACAAAGATCAAACCTACAAAGGAAGAATGAAGTGAGCATGTGTTAGAGATTCTAGTAAATGTAAGCGCTATATTTCATTTATAAATAAAACAATGGGAATATTCGGTTCTCCAAAAATTTTTTGTCATCATTTAAGGAGGCAAATTATCCACTCCACGTGACATAATCTTGGATTAAATCAAGGGCAGACACGGAGGAAAACAATTCCAATTTAGAAATGTGCTAAGCATTTAATTCAATTTATTTTCCCACAAGATGCCCTGGAAGGTAAAAAGGCCTAGAATCTAAATATCTATTTACCAAATACACCAATTACTGGGTTTAAGTCTGTCATACTGGTGGGTGAATTTATGGCACATTTACTACAGTACCATTTACTTGAAAAGTACTCCTTTATATCAAGCCACATGTGATGCATATGCAGACAGCTATCTCCTGGGTTCAGTTCAAAATTTAGGCACATACGATTCAGTTAAAGGTCTAGAATCTACATATCTATTTACCAAATACACCAGTTATTGGGTTTAAGTCTGTCATACTGATGGGTGAATTTATGGTACATTTTGCTACAGTACCATTTACTCAAAAAGTATTGCTTTTTATCCAGCTACATGTGATGCATATGCAGACAGCTATCTCCTGGGTTCAATTCAAAATCCAGACACATACGATTCAGTTGACATCAGAATGTAGTAACAAATAGGAAAGAATGTGCAATAACTCTAAACAAGATCTTTtggagaaaggcaaaagctgACTGGTACGATAGATAAATTAAAACCCATcgttaacagcagcagcaatttcAGCTACATGGAATATGACACTCTCTCACTGTCCGACCCCATCTTTCAGCCAAGATGTCCTAAGAGAATGTTGGAAGGTCTCCCATTCCCTGAACAGGTAAGATAAATATTGCTCCTGAAATTTCTACGAGCAAAACTGATATGGTCAAAGCACATCACAACCTATTTGGAGAGAAGCCATCAACCTGGATATTTTAGGCACTCCCAGGTAGAAAACACAAAAGGAGAACCTATGCAGAGTGACTATTCAGGGGCATAAATAATGAGGCCCATAGCCATCTACTTGTAAGTCCTGACTTCCTCATGGATTCCAACAGCATCAAGCTGGTTGAGTGTTTTTGAGCTAAACTGATACGGAAGTGATTGACTTAGTTGCCAGAATATTTTGGTCCCACAAAGCAAAACTCAGTAAGCTATTTACCAGCAAGACAACTCCAGTTTATAATAGAattcttttatctcaaagttcacAGCTCAGCTTTACTGCCACTGAGTTACAGGAGCTTGTCTTAGTATGCATAAGTATTAtcgttataatatttatttataccctgcttttatcTCTTAATCAACATACAAAACTATAATTTCATCCATATAGAAAGCTGCTTCACATCAACAGAAGATAATCTACCTTAAGCACtttagagggaagaaaagaattatataaatgcaagaaataccAAACACCAGACCTTACTGACTGACCATTGCCCCTTCCATGTTTCAGACAAGAATCTTATACAGCTCTAGTGGAAAATCACAGAATGAATTTGGGGCCTTGCATTTAAATGCATTGAGAAAAGACTAGTCTCCACCACTGAACCAAGGTAGTAAAGTTAAGGTTATTCTCTAACTTTAGCATTTGTCTCACTACTATTTTGACAGCGTAAGGCCAAGCAGGCGACGCAACATTAAGTGCCACTAACACCAAGCTCCCTGCATGCATCACATATCTGACAGCTTCTGGAAACTAAGTCTGTTACACAAACAAAACATGTGCCAGTTTCTCAAGGAATCTGCTAAATCAGTCTGTGGGCTGGAAGTAATGCTTGCAGAAAATCTATCAACTCTGATGGACACAGCAGTATCTTTATTAAAAAGCCAGGAGGCTAATAATGAAAAGATCATCAGAAAGTAAGTGGCCAAGACATAATTTTCATTGCACTGACTGGCTTACAAAGTTGTTTCAGGATTTTCTTGACCTGCTCTATCCAGACAAGGAAGGACAATGAACTAGCACTACTGAGATTTGGCCatcaccttctttggaggtttttaaacagaggttagatggccatctgtcagaggtgctttgaatgcaatattcctgcttcttggcagaatggggttggactggatggcccatgaggtctcttccaactctatgattctatgatttgatgacAGGGAGTTCTGGGGTGAGCTGgcctatgaggtcacgaagagtcggaagcgactgaatgaataaacaacaacaacaacaacaacaactgagatCTGGCTAAGTGTTATTGTCAACATATAAGTATCACCAAGCCATTAATAAGATTTGGTTCCTAAAATCCTACTACTTCTGAAAAGTAAAGTTGgattttgagagctgttcagcagtggaactttctctctgccctggagtgtggtggaggctccttctttggaggcttttaaacagaggctggatggccatctgtcgggcgtgctttgaatgcaattttcctgcttcttggcagaatggggttggactggatggcccatgaggtctcttccaactctatgattctatgagtactgGACTCTGGGGACTGGAATTCGAATCACTTCTGTCATGGAAacacactgagtgaccttgggcaagtttaACTTTCAACCTCAGATTTGACTTAGGgttgccgtaagtcagaaatgacttgacacTGCACACAGCAACAATCTGGCTTTtgaggtgtggtggaggctccttctttggaggcttttaaacagaggctgtatggccatctgtcaggggtgctttgaatgcaatattcctgcttcttggcagggggttggactggatggcccatgaggtctcctccaattctatgaGGTGAGTTGGAACAGAAAGTTCTTTATACTCTGCTACTAAATTAAAAGCAGGGCAGGGCTTGCTTTCCTTCTTTAACAGAATTTATGCAGCTTGGCTCACAAATGCTAtggtggaaatggagatgagaaggaAATAGTGAAGGGTTCCTGGACAAGCACCATTTCCTATTACTATAGTTGCTGAACACTGATCCGTTCCCAACCCTAGCATGACTACAGTCAACAACAGAATCATTTCTGTTTATTATTGCTTACTGCTAAAAGGTGATCTGGTGTACGTTTGTTAGATTATTAGTGCATCTCACTTGATTAGAGCAGCAGGATCTTTCCTAACCTCCCTTAGAGAGTACAGTCTGGATCAACTGTATAAAACAAGTGCTGTCACTGAGTTATGGCCATCAAGACATTTTGGGAAATGCAAAGACTagctcagaaaaaaaaattcaaataccACTAATAGATAAAGTTCTATTTGTAAATACATTAATTTAGTTTATCACAGACAGGTGATCTCCTCTATGTACACAACATTTGATAATTAGTTTGACAGAGTTCTACAGGATACTGATGGCATTCTTCAGTCTTGAGACAGCTGACAAATTCATTTGATATTATCAGCATAGAGTTTATACAGTCACTGAAATAGCTTCAGGCATGCTGACACAACAATTAAGCAGGTTTCtgtaaaaacaaacaatacaCAGAAATCAAAGAGGGCAACTCACCTTGTGTGTTCTGGAAATAATGGCGCCAAAGTGGTCTGATCTTATCCTGGCCACCTACATCCCACACCGTGAAGCTAATGTTCTTGTATTCTACTGTTTCTACATTGAAACCTGAAAAGAGAGAGGGTGGGATAGAAAGCGATGACTTAACGAGGGAAAAATAGGATTATCAATTTTGTCCGAAGCAGAATGCAtgcagtccctaagttacgaaCAAGGTAGGTCCTGCAGGTCTATTCTTAAGTTGTATTTgcatgtaagttgaaacagggacattttaaagtgtaactctagccataaagatagagatagatagtagctttggatagcatagggaaaggttaacaatCCTGTGGGGTTTTCTTTGCTGTGTGTACCCCCttttggaagatttcacctcactatctgtacctgtgataattgtattttgataaatttggtttgttgtagaaacaaggattggtgcgaaagcttcagtggagacacttttcccatgataaccatttcaggagtgaatttccctttgaggggtagatttatctcacttcctgttgtctcacccgttCTTCActgagttgtttgtaacttggggactgcctgtacacacaTACTGCTACATAAGTGAGCATCAAATAAGAACTCACATTTTGGAAACGGAAATAGctaatactgtatatatatatatatttatttactttatttgtataccactgttctcagcccttaggcgactcactgTTACTGttaacaacagtagcagcaaaaattcaatgctaacatcaacaaaatatttaaaaacaattaacacaataatagacgagacaattaacatcaataaccactcattggcgtctcataactgaaaacatgatccaaactcgtcatccgttgttccgttcctatattcattgcactgcctattcagaCTCACATATAAATCAAATTTATATGTACATACTGATGTAAAAGtctgttttttctttttgtttacaaAATACGGGTGCAACCGTATTTGGGATCCAGTGCAAAGGCAGTGACACCAGCTAAGAAATCTGTCTTGGCATGGTGAAGTGCCACCCAAGTCTTATGAGGCTAAAACAATAGACCCTACTAAAAATGGACACCTCAGTTTCTTTACCGGGAAGTTCATATACTGTACCCTTGTTAAAAATGACTATTGCATATTTAGAACACCCAAAATAGCCATCACACTTTCTTTGGGAAGACCTACACTGTTGCTGAATGCCATGTCGGCTAAAACTGAAAGCATGGAAGGATTTGATTCCCTTTAAGACTAAAAGGGGAAGTGTTGCTTCATATCAAAAGGGGCTTCTCGCAAACCAAACTACAAATATCTTCCAAAAAGCAAAGcctgattttaccattttacataagggacaccatttttatgccattgtatataatgggacttcagcatccattgGATACTCTGTGTATGTGGCCTGAAACAAAAATCTCCTGGATACCAATTAGAAGCTTTTTGACAAATAACAACACTGGCTgacatacattttggtgcctgaaatgttagccctgtttctggataTTTTTGATCTGCTGAATTCAAAAATGGCGTCAgcttccccctatcagctctagtttttgagatatagaacgtATACCATCTACCAGTTGTCATCTTCCTgcccatagaaaataataacagATAATCATGAAGCTTCTAAtaactaagaaactagagctgatgtagtctatccagtgcaattttctgaatcagtccctcatataacctcaggaacaggcctaaaacccaagacaccaagaaaacgtttttttttaattgggctGGGTAATCTATTATGGTCCGCAACTCATCATTAAAACTAATCTAAATCTCAGGATAACTGGAAAACTGTTCCTGCAGCATGGACTGAGAGgtgaaaaatggaaataaaaatgtttgAGGAAATATCGGAGTTTTTGTGCTCCCAAGGACCAAACCTTAAAGATCCATGTACTAAACAGGTACTATTCTGTCTTCCCAGCAACTCTCCAAAATTCAGTGCTCCAACCAAGTCTATTTAAGTGGGAAAGAAATGTTTTGCCACATATGTATCATACACCAATGCAAATCAAACCTATAGTTCCCTCACAATGCTGCACTGAACAGGACACCTTACCAAGTCAGCCTTCACACCCCCAATTGTTGTCTCAATCTTATTTaacacttaattttttaaaaacatccatATGTGAAATTGCTCAAATTCTTACCTATAGTAGGGATGGTAGTTACTATTTCACCGAGTTTAAGTTTGTATAATATAGTTGTCTTTCCTgcagcatccagtccaaccataaGTATACGCATTTCTTTTTTGCCAAAAAGGCCTTTGAAGAGATTAGCAAAAATATTCCCCATGGTCAAGTTTGGTATTCACTCACTGGCCAAAGAAACCTAGGAAATAAGAAATGAAAGACAGTTAGTTCCATATGAAATCATGGCCACATCTAGCTGTTTGAGGAGTAAAATCCTCTGGAACTCAGTAGGA containing:
- the ARF1 gene encoding ADP-ribosylation factor 1 → MGNIFANLFKGLFGKKEMRILMVGLDAAGKTTILYKLKLGEIVTTIPTIGFNVETVEYKNISFTVWDVGGQDKIRPLWRHYFQNTQGLIFVVDSNDRERVNEAREELMRMLAEDELRDAVLLVFANKQDLPNAMNAAEITDKLGLHSLRHRNWYIQATCATSGDGLYEGLDWLSNQLRNQK